In Anticarsia gemmatalis isolate Benzon Research Colony breed Stoneville strain chromosome 5, ilAntGemm2 primary, whole genome shotgun sequence, the following are encoded in one genomic region:
- the LOC142973397 gene encoding uncharacterized protein LOC142973397 — protein sequence MIGKIILILIFSKLSNQEKNKQFLLKLTPEQVMQTFDGVMSDDYIKILAKDFAAKAAAHFMNEIRNQKKAMVEKLNSERASERYKSLPEETQDKVAQLVAAANQAANEAVNEAAKSELDEGEALRLLQAPSPDGDHLDSSGEFSDEKKKIPVIQLTKINGIYYRRLLGMI from the exons ATGATAggaaaaataatactaatattaatattctcgAAATTATCAAACCAGGAAAAGAATaaacaatttctattaaaactaaCGCCGGAACAAGTGATGCAAACATTTGACGGAGTGATGTCTGATgattatataaagattttagcTAAAGATTTCGCTGCGAAAGCGGCTGCACATTTCATGAATGAAATTAGGAATCAGAAGAAAGCTATGGTGGAGAAGTTGAATAGTGAACGGGCTAGTGAAAGATATAAaag TCTGCCAGAGGAGACTCAAGACAAAGTAGCTCAGCTAGTAGCAGCAGCTAACCAAGCAGCCAATGAAGCAGTGAACGAGGCAGCTAAATCTGAACTAGATGAGGGTGAAGCTCTCAGACTGTTACAAGCACCTTCCCCTGACGGAGACCATTTGGACTCCTCGGGAGAATTCTCTGATGAGAAGAAGAAGATACCAGTTATACAGCTTACGAAGATCAATGGAATTTATTATAGGAGATTGTTGGgaatgatttaa